The Podospora pseudocomata strain CBS 415.72m chromosome 1 map unlocalized CBS415.72m_1, whole genome shotgun sequence genome has a segment encoding these proteins:
- the CYT1 gene encoding cytochrome c1 (EggNog:ENOG503NVYB; COG:C) — protein sequence MLARSCVRPMRAFASARNGAVQITKRAASSSSGSTAESPLRLNIAAAAATAVAAGSVGWYYHLYGNSHAMTPAEEGLHPTKYPWVHNQWFKTFDHQALRRGFQVYREVCASCHSLSRVPYRSLVGTILTVDEAKALAEENEYDTEPNDQGEIEKRPGKLSDYLPSPYPNDEAARFANNGALPPDLSLMVKARHGGCDYIFNLLTGYPDEPPAGAQVGAGLNFNPYFPGTGIAMARVLYDGLVEYEDETPATTSQMAKDVTEFLNWAAEPEMDDRKRMGMKVLAITSVLFAMSVWVKRYKWAWLKSRKIVYDPPKEGKTNIRR from the exons ATGCTTGCGAGGTCCTGTGTGCGCCCGATGCGCGCCTTCGCCAGCGCGAGAAATGGCGCCGTGCAGATTACCAAG CGCGCCGCTTCCTCGAGCTCCGGATCGACTGCCGAGTCGCCGCTCCGCTTGaacatcgccgccgccgctgccaccGCCGTTGCTGCCGGCTCTGTCGGCTGGTATTACCATCTCTATGGCAACTCTCATGCCATGACGCCTGCTGAGGAAGG TCTCCATCCCACCAAGTACCCCTGGGTTCACAACCAATGGTTCAAAACCTTTGACCACCAAGC TCTCCGGAGAGGTTTCCAGGTCTACCGCGAGGTCTGCGCCTCGTGCCATTCTCTCAGCAGAGTGCCCTACCGCTCCCTGGTCGGCACCATCCTGACCGTTGACGAGGCCAAGGCGTTGGCTGAGGAGAACGAGTACGACACCGAGCCCAACGACCAGGGTGAGATCGAGAAGCGCCCCGGCAAGCTGTCCGACTACCTCCCCTCTCCTTACCCCAACGATGAGGCTGCCCGTTTCGCCAACAACGGTGCCCTTCCTCCCGATCTCAGCTTGATGGTCAAGGCCCGCCACGGTGGCTGCGACtacatcttcaacctccttACCGGCTACCCCGATGAGCCCCCTGCGGGCGCCCAGGTCGGCGCTGgtctcaacttcaacccctACTTCCCCGGTACCGGTATTGCCATGGCTCGTGTCTTGTACGATGGCTTGGTCGAGTATGAGGACGAGACCCCTGCGACAACTTCCCAGATGGCCAAGGACGTTACCGAGTTCCTCAACTGGGCTGCTGAGCCCGAGATGGATGACCGCAAGCGTATGGGTATGAAGGTTCTGGCGATCACATCTGTTCTGTTCGCCATGAGCGTCTGGGTTAAGCGGTACAAGTGGGCCTGGCTCAAGTCGAGAAAGATTGTCTACGATCCTCCCAAGGAGGGCAAGACCAACATCCGCCGCTAA